TCCGGTCGTTGACCGTGGTGTGGCTCGCGCCGCCCGCCCGCCTCAACGAACCACCCGGGGCGTAGTCCGCAAACTCTTCAGCGTCAGCACGGCGAGCGCACAGGTCACGATCGCCGTGAACAGATACAGTCCACCCGGCCCGGCGAGCGCCATCAGCGCCGACGCCAGCGTCGGGCCGCCGCTCGCGCCGAGCGAAAAGACCAGCAGCAGTCCGGCACTGACCGCGATGCGCTGGCCGGCGGGAATGCAGTCGTTCACGTACGACGTCACCACGCCATACAGCGAAAAGATCACGCTGACATACAGATACCCGAGCACTTCGACCAGCATCCCGCCATGCAGCAGGAATAGCAGCGCGCTGCAGGCCGCCGCGAGCGCGGTGATCGCCACGATGATGAGGCGCCGGTCGAACAGGTCGGCGAGGCGCGCCACCGGCCATTGCGGCAGCAGGGCGGCGAGCAGCGCAAAACCCATGAAATGGGACACGTCGGTCACCGAATAGCCGAGCGTGCGCATGTACACGGGCTGCATCGAGTAGAAGCCGCTATTGAGCAGCCCGGCGGCGAGGCAGCCATAGACGCCAAGCGGGGCCCATGTGTAGACCGTGCTCAGACCCGAGAGACCGCGCGCGAGGCGCGAACCGCCGCCGCTGCTGGCCGTTTCCACGGGCGCCGTCGGCATGGGCGCGTTGCCGGCCAGCGCAACCGGAATCAGCGAGGCCGAAAACAGCGCGCTGACGACGCTGAACAAGGCGAACCCGGACGGATCGGCGAGGCCGATCAGGAACTGGCCGGTGCCCACGCCCAGATAGTTGGTGATCAGATAGGCGGAAAACACGCGTCCGCGTTGTGCGTTGCTCGCCACCTGATGCAGCCAGCTCTCGACCACCGTGAATATGCCGACCAGGCAAAAGCCCATCACGAAGCGCAGCGCCACCCACATGGCGGCCGAACTCCACGCCGCATAGCCGAGCGCGCAGCACGCCGAGACGGCCGCAAACGTGACGAAGGCCCGGTGATGCCCGACGCGCCCGATCAGCCCACCGCCCCACAGCGCGCCGACCATAAAACCGAGGTAGTAAGCCGATTGCACCACCCCGACCACCAGCGACGGCGCCTGCTGCTGGATCAGCCGCAGCGAGATCAGCGTGCCGAGCAGGCCGTTGCCGGTGATGAGAATGGCATAGCCGAGCAGCAGGATGGCGGTGGCTTGCAGGCTGCTCGCGGGCGCGGCGCCGCCGCGGGCGTTCGCCGGCGGGGCGGGCGGTTGCAGCGTGCCGCCGGTGAGCGGCGCCACTGCGCGGTTGACGGATTCGTTGAGCGTGGGCGTGGGCGGCTCGTCGAGCGGCGGCAGACCAACCTCGGCGCGGGGCGTCTGTATTTCACCGGGCGGCGTTTCCATCGGCGCATGCTGCGATGTAGCGGTCGGCATGGCCGGCGCGGCCGGTAGACTGGCCGCGTCGCGGAGCCAGGAATCGTTGGCCGGTTTCATCGTGCGTGGGTGCCGTGCATGGGTGCGGTATCTGGACTGTAGTGGCCGCGGGTCGCCCGCGCCCGGCAGCAATACGACACGGCCTTGCGGAGAAGCGACTTGCGTTGGCGCGGCGGCCAACGGCGCGGCGCAACGGGCGACCGACACATGGTGGCCCAACACAGGCTGTCGAAGCAATTACGGCAATGCATAGAATTGACGCGGTCGCCGGCGATATTAGGGAATGCCTAATTGAGTCGGCGCCGTCGAGCGTCGTAGAATCGTGGCACATCGGTTTGGGGGGCTCCAAGGCATGAGTCTGGCTTCTCGTTACGATTTCACCCGCAATACCTGCGATACCCGGCTCCGTCCCGCGCAGCCGCGCCCCGCATATTGCCGACCCGCTTCTCGTGAGGCGGCCTGCGGCCGTCGCGGCATCGTCGTTCAAGCCGCGCCGTGACCCCGCTCATTTCCGTCAAGCGGCTCAGCAAGAGCTTTCCCGGCGTGAGGGCGCTTCACGAAGTCCAGTTCGAGCTCATGGCCGGCGAAGTCCACGCGCTGATGGGCGAGAACGGCGCCGGCAAGTCGACCCTGATGAAAATTCTCGCCGGCGTGTACACGCGGGACACCGGCGAATTCCTCTGCGACGGCCAGCCGGTCGAATTCTCGAGCCCGCGCGAAGCGCAGGCCATGGGCGTCTGCATCATTCATCAGGAACTCCAACTGATGAACCATCTGAGCGTCGCCCAGAATATGTTCATCGGCCGCGAACCGCGCGGACGCCTCGGCCTGTTTCTCGACGAAAACAAACTCAATGCCCAGGCCCGCGACATCCTGGCCCGCATGCATGTGAATCTCGATCCGCGCGCCCTGGTCGGCAGCCTGACCGTCGCCAGCCAGCAGATGGTCGAGATCGCCAAAGCCTTGTCGTTCGACTCGCGCGTCCTGATCATGGACGAGCCCACCTCGGCGCTCAACGACGCCGAGATCGCCGAGCTGTTCCGCATCATCCGCGAACTGAAGAGCCGCGGTGTGGGCATTGTCTACATCTCGCACAAGATGGATGAGCTGAAACAGATCGCCGACCGCGTCACCGTGCTGCGCGACGGCGAATACGTAGCCACCGTAGCCGCACGGGACACCAGCGTCGAAGCGATCATCGGCATGATGGTCGGGCGAACGCTCGCCGACCTCGAGCCGTCCCAGAGCGTCGCCGGCGAAGGCGAGGTGGCACTCGAAGTCAGGCATCTGAATGCCGGCCCGCTGGTCAGGGACGTGAGCTTCACGTTGCGTCAAGGCGAGATATTGGGCTTTGCCGGCCTGATGGG
Above is a genomic segment from Paraburkholderia phenazinium containing:
- a CDS encoding sugar ABC transporter ATP-binding protein, with amino-acid sequence MTPLISVKRLSKSFPGVRALHEVQFELMAGEVHALMGENGAGKSTLMKILAGVYTRDTGEFLCDGQPVEFSSPREAQAMGVCIIHQELQLMNHLSVAQNMFIGREPRGRLGLFLDENKLNAQARDILARMHVNLDPRALVGSLTVASQQMVEIAKALSFDSRVLIMDEPTSALNDAEIAELFRIIRELKSRGVGIVYISHKMDELKQIADRVTVLRDGEYVATVAARDTSVEAIIGMMVGRTLADLEPSQSVAGEGEVALEVRHLNAGPLVRDVSFTLRQGEILGFAGLMGAGRTEVARAVFGADPVESGEIVVKGVQAAIRTPSDAVARGIGYLSEDRKRYGLATGMDVEANIVMSNLGKFLSLNFFLRRKQMRRTAAHFIKLLAIRTPSAAQQVRLLSGGNQQKIVIAKWLERDCDVLFFDEPTRGIDVGAKSEIYKLLRALAAQGKAIVMISSELPEILRMSDRIVVMCEGRITGELSAGEATQERIMHLATQRETLQAA
- a CDS encoding MFS transporter, encoding MPTATSQHAPMETPPGEIQTPRAEVGLPPLDEPPTPTLNESVNRAVAPLTGGTLQPPAPPANARGGAAPASSLQATAILLLGYAILITGNGLLGTLISLRLIQQQAPSLVVGVVQSAYYLGFMVGALWGGGLIGRVGHHRAFVTFAAVSACCALGYAAWSSAAMWVALRFVMGFCLVGIFTVVESWLHQVASNAQRGRVFSAYLITNYLGVGTGQFLIGLADPSGFALFSVVSALFSASLIPVALAGNAPMPTAPVETASSGGGSRLARGLSGLSTVYTWAPLGVYGCLAAGLLNSGFYSMQPVYMRTLGYSVTDVSHFMGFALLAALLPQWPVARLADLFDRRLIIVAITALAAACSALLFLLHGGMLVEVLGYLYVSVIFSLYGVVTSYVNDCIPAGQRIAVSAGLLLVFSLGASGGPTLASALMALAGPGGLYLFTAIVTCALAVLTLKSLRTTPRVVR